From Pseudomonas poae, the proteins below share one genomic window:
- a CDS encoding serine hydrolase codes for MVRGLLCVALLLVTVTARAETWPDKEWAKGTPLSGPAVDALNAYAFPARDDATRQGIRTDALLVIRDGEVIYERYAEPTTARTPHLIWSISKSLMATVLGVAYGENRFKLSDPAARFYPPMKQHPKVTMADLLHWASGLDWQEDYEYAPLKSSVVAMLYTRGRADMAEFAAGTESFSAPGQAFRYSSGDSNILSAALKGMLGHKAYMSYPWDAMFKPLGIHNATWETDADETFVASSYAYLTARDLARVGLLMARNGRWGEQQLLPKDWVAFNRQPFDKYKVGQDEAVPGGQWWLNTGAPRPWPDAPADTFAALGHWGQALYVMPDERLVIVRYGDDRDGSYRHNDLLKRVLAAVQP; via the coding sequence ATGGTCAGAGGCCTGTTGTGCGTTGCGCTGCTACTTGTCACCGTTACCGCCCGCGCCGAAACCTGGCCCGACAAGGAGTGGGCCAAGGGCACGCCGCTCTCAGGCCCCGCCGTCGATGCCTTGAATGCCTATGCTTTCCCTGCGCGTGATGATGCCACCCGCCAGGGCATCCGCACCGACGCGCTGCTGGTGATCCGTGACGGTGAGGTCATCTATGAACGCTACGCCGAGCCCACCACCGCTCGCACGCCGCACCTGATCTGGTCCATCAGCAAAAGCCTGATGGCGACGGTGCTGGGCGTGGCCTACGGTGAAAACCGCTTCAAGCTGAGCGACCCCGCCGCACGCTTCTACCCGCCGATGAAACAGCACCCCAAGGTCACAATGGCCGACTTGCTGCACTGGGCCTCGGGCCTGGACTGGCAGGAAGACTACGAATACGCCCCGCTGAAATCCTCGGTGGTGGCGATGCTCTACACCCGGGGCCGCGCCGACATGGCCGAGTTTGCCGCTGGCACCGAGTCTTTCAGCGCGCCGGGCCAGGCGTTTCGATATTCCAGTGGCGACAGCAATATCTTGTCCGCCGCGCTCAAGGGCATGCTCGGCCACAAGGCGTACATGAGTTACCCGTGGGATGCGATGTTCAAGCCGTTGGGCATTCACAACGCCACGTGGGAAACCGATGCCGACGAAACCTTTGTCGCCTCCTCCTACGCCTACCTGACCGCCCGCGACCTGGCGCGGGTCGGCCTGTTGATGGCACGGAACGGGCGCTGGGGTGAGCAGCAGTTGCTGCCCAAAGACTGGGTCGCCTTCAACCGCCAACCCTTCGACAAATATAAGGTCGGCCAGGACGAAGCCGTGCCGGGCGGCCAGTGGTGGCTCAACACCGGGGCGCCGCGCCCTTGGCCTGATGCACCCGCCGACACCTTTGCCGCACTCGGCCACTGGGGCCAGGCGCTGTACGTGATGCCTGACGAACGCTTGGTGATCGTGCGCTACGGCGATGACCGCGACGGCAGTTACCGCCATAACGACCTGCTCAAGCGCGTGCTCGCGGCGGTGCAACCATGA